The region GTGTCTAAATGTGACAAAATCGCTGTAGCAgctgaaatgtaaaatttcaaacaattcgACTGAATCTCTTTTCCTAATTTTCGTTGTTCTTCAGAACCAACAAGCAAATTATTGACGATGTTATTACATTCTTCACCACAATCGATATTTTCTAAATGGTTGGTCAAAACATCGAGTTTTATTTGTCTTATACAGTCGAAATGCCTTAATAATCCAGGTTTGAGGAAACGTCGCAGGATTGAGATAAGCAACATTTCTGTGAAACTATACAGTAAATGAATTCTTGTTTCCGATGACTGAAAAAAGGCATtgtgcatattaaaataatttaaaataaatttcaaaaaatgcaGATAGGCTTTAGTATCGTGAGCCACTATGGTCGGCCAACACAACAACAAACGTTCAATAGCTTGATGTTGAGTTAACCAtcgtgtattattattttttattaatttgcattCAAGCCTTTGCAAACTTAGCAAAAAAAACTCAAATTCTGCCTCCCGTTTCGGACTGTCACgcacaaatttaataagaaacgTTACTACTTCATGAATCCACGGTGGCATTTGTTTACAAGcagtttttacaattaaattgcatGTATGTGAAGGGCAAGGAAGTTTAATGGCGTTAGGACAATCCTTACTAAGCcttgaaaaaaatgaatttttccttCCAATCATCACCGACGCACTATCGGAAGACAGTGAGGAGATATTGGAAAATGGAATCTGGCATTTTTTCATTTCCGACGAAAAATGATTGTACAAATTTTCCGCTGTCGTGTTTTTTGCGTGTGGcaagttttaaaactgtcaACGGATCTGTTCGAACATTCATCGTTTCTTCATCAACAAATCGTGTTTGAAATGTCATCCATTTTTGTCGTTGAATCGGCTCGGTTAACTCATCAATGTGTAAaccaaatttacaattacgcAATTTTTGAACATGCACGTCTTTTTCATAAGGTCCCAAAACATTTGTTATTACAGAATttgcagaatggcattaccactttccaaacaaaattctttacgACCCGCTTTCGCCAAGCTCCGCCCGGAAccccaaaaaaaaatgtaggtCTTGAAACCCAGGTATACGTAGCAAAGGGTCAATTGCGgttcaaaaaatttactcctatcgattatataataagtatttcatatttttgtaaacatttgtttaatcTTCACTTCTTGAAAAAATTAGAGATTGACTTAATTAACTTAGTTTTTCTAAATGATTATCTCAGGTAgtcatacattaaataaaataaccctatttataaaaaaaaataaaaattagaaaaataattttttatttttccctaATCTGTtatgaactaaaattaattctattgacaaaaactaagatatttatgattttattaatatatagcaGATGTGGCCAACCTGCGGCTCCTTAAAGGATTATTTGTGGCTCTCGATAAATGTACCCCCGTTCCCTTTTCATTCCAGAATTATcaagagaagtaaaataaatgtttaatttttaatatttaaattcaatacacatatgttgtacttttcaataagtataatttttataaacaaattttttaatacattttttgcataatacgcgaaacattttaaattatgaaaaatggcTCGGACTATATATAAATGCACAAaatgtattgtatataatacgatgtaaatgtataaataataattttataataatatatactactactcaaaaatttttaaatttacaaaagtgTTCTACAATTATTGCGTTGAGATGGTCacacaaaattgtttcttactaaaatacagataaatgtaaatttggggATAATTTATGCGAGCCCGCTTGTTCTTATTTAATACGCTTTGCGGCTGAATACACaaaacttcaataaaaaaacaggTCATAAATAACTGCAAGCGGTTCAACAGCAGTCGTGTTTCAATTCGGAAACCGATGCGTGCCGAACGTATATACGAAAACGAGTACTCCAAAATGGTCTTAGACCCCAGAAAGTCCGTTTCCGAAACGGCCACACTGCGCGCAAGCCGACCTTAGCTGGTCATTCTCTTTGGTCTTGTGGTCGGATCCACGAATCCGCCGTGGGCCCCGGAGCGAAATACACGTGTTGCTTGGAATGTCtgttttttgttcatttcgtCTTCTTGTCGCTCGTAAAATCTAACTGCCACACGCTAATTGCGTTATGTTTGATATTTCCTCTATGATGATGGCTGCTGATGGAATGAGGCGAAAATGGGtcttgtatatatataatacatttactTGTAATATGGTATGAAAAGGATAAGAATtaatggttattttattttcctaatTACAAGACTTTCCAACTGGATTAcaactacaaaaaataatagtcatgtaaattaattatttcataaatttatttcattatgcgTATACTCatgaatataaatagatataatattctaataaataatcattaatatagtaaattgTATTACTATTAACATCTATGTGGTATACTCCAATATTCAGAACTGGgcagaataataatattatgtgaCTTTATAAATTGGcttaatctttaatttaatccaGTTCTACATACTAATAGCTTTAAAGTTtgtcattatatttaaaaaaaatatttatcacataataataaaaacaacttaaacattaatgaatgaaataatcaaaatattgggtgtaaaaattgattttctgaAAAACACATATTATAGTCTGAAATCTTCCTTAGGGATGTCCTTAAATCTTCAGTTTTGCTGGGAgtgaaaattttgaagttgCTACGAGAATTTTAACTGATTCAAAATCGTCGATAGAAGCCAAAATATCATCTTTTTCAATTATCATAGTGATGAGAACACctctattttcaatttaaatgacaaagGTAAAGGTGAACTATGAGAAACTGAAAGTAATGACGATTGTGGCGATGACAACATATTGCTCAGAtattcaaaatcatattttcaatCTGATTCTTTGATTTGAAGTATAGATactatattattagtaaattatttcaatattcttgaaaaataagataatttattctatttttaactaattgattaaaaaataaatttataaaaatgatatgatttttattttatcgcagaattatgaatatgcataaatagtttatgaaatttgatatatacccAATTCAGAAGGTCAGTCCAGTGATGTagttagattttctataaaaaatttgtcagTATGacttcttcaatatttatggtttacaatacaaaaaagtTTGACAAAATctgacaaaaaatacaaattttaaatgggaCGTACTGTATGcatgcataattaattatataatatttatttctgacAATGGGTTATGTattatgttgtttataaattatattttgattagtaATCCCAGAAGAAAACTAATATGGTTCATTCTATCTCATAATGGTGTTAACGGATTAATAAGTTAActgttaacaaaattaacattttcattatttgtttgattttgatatttttatttcaattttgattgtaaaataatttcttgtaacttatattaaaatgaattcatTTGCTGATTAGTTATATAAaagtcataaattttatgacatgtatacatttaaatattttaataatttatatttagctttaagaattatttttccagatatttatttatgcaatttatttatattttattattttactggtAAATATTATGACTATATTCATTCATAATGAATCCCatggtttttaatattaattacaaagttttcattttaaatattttctaacaataaatatataatttctttgaCAAAATTGAATCTTCAAAACTCATTTACTTGAGTAATGTGTGActagaaaaatactttatatgttaaaattttctataaatatttacgatgtatacataaatagcaaacataaaaattaattatttctttactaattttaagagAAGATAAACTCGCATATGACGTAATATTGTACACTTATTTAGGAAGTGAGGGAAGAAATTATTggggaaaataaaaacaatttcatcAATACCtacatttattacaatgtACAGTACAAAATGTATGACAGCATAGATGCatgaaattgatataaatataattcttatttGATGAAACGACATTTGTATTgatcttaatttaaacatacataaaaacggataaatgaaaatcatggaatgataaaaaattacgactaaaaattactttgaatACTTTTTAGAACAcaaaacacttaaaatatattattgtaacatttttaagcACTTCACTCCAATTTCAATCCAGCAAACAATCCGTATTCGTTTTTTATCACATTACGCCGGATTGTTTATTGTATTGAAATGaatcaattaacaaaaataaattttttaaaccaggcaatatattacaaatcaaACACCGGAACGGTGAAAATTGTGTAAGAGACTAGATTTAGTAAACATAGACAATGTGCTATTTGCGGTTCTTTAGGGCTTGCGCCAGCCATTCCATCGCCATATCTAGTCCCTCCCCTTTTGTTGCTGAGGTCTTGAAGATTTGGAACGTCCTGTTTTTCAACGCTTCCAATCCAAGGGCCTGGTGCACATCTTTCAGTGACATGCAACCGGGAATGTCTTGTTTGTTGGCCAGGACAACAAGAATTGCATCATTTAGTTCTTCctcctattaaattattgacattaattatttacagtcCTGTTATAAATcatgataaattttgataacagTTTTCTAATCAAATGTtgtaaaatcataataaaatggtgtattatgtatttagtaaattatgtaaatgtgagtttatttattataaaatacaattgttAATCTGCTGTTGTAATTTTTTCCCTTACCCTCAGCATATGGAAGAGTTCATCTTTTGATATACCCATTCTTTCTTTGTCTGCTGAGTcaacaacataaataatagcATCCGTATTACTATAATAACATCTCCAATAAggcctaaaatatttaataattagaaggAACATGTACATATAAAAGCGTCAATTTTACCTTATACTTGTTTGTCCACCAAGATCCCAGACTTGGAATTTAAGGTTTTGATAGGTGACTTGTTCAACATTAAAACCAATTGTTGGAATGGTTGTAACAACTTCACCAACCTGTAACCTGTATAAAATGGTTGTTTTGCCGGCTCCATCTAAACCTAGTATCAGTATCCTCATCTCACGGGCGCCGAGGAggcttttaaaataactaaataacatTCCTGAAAGACAAACATTAACCTAAAAACAGACTGAAAGCTCCAATTGGACTGGACTTACCCatgattattgtaataaattagtgTAGTTTCACTGGGATAAATAGGTCTTATTAGAAACTTATTGGTTCATTTTAATTGggtttgttttaaatgataaacaaattaaacttaaatagcAGCCTGACGTGTAATTTATTGAAGTGTCAAAATTCAGGGTAGCCAACTGtcgaataaaaaaatgcatttgAGATTAAGTGGGATTTTTAAACATCTCTctcatcttttaaattttaaaatttgccagtaaattaaataaaatacgtattaattatcacataatttataatttttttaaatttaaacaatgattaaatatttactggtttaaacttaattataagattgaaaaataatgtaacttatcacgaattaaatattaaacaaattaaaattaaattaaattcctttaaaaaaaataacttttattttgtttatcattttCTTTTCATACATGGCAATTCAAATTTCTcaactttttgaaatatttacatgatcatattaattatatgctTGTGtttatgacaatattttaaataatgatatttaactacattacattacaactttataataacaacaaataatttaactattgaTGGTCA is a window of Aethina tumida isolate Nest 87 chromosome 7, icAetTumi1.1, whole genome shotgun sequence DNA encoding:
- the LOC109605927 gene encoding ADP-ribosylation factor-like protein 1, whose amino-acid sequence is MGMLFSYFKSLLGAREMRILILGLDGAGKTTILYRLQVGEVVTTIPTIGFNVEQVTYQNLKFQVWDLGGQTSIRPYWRCYYSNTDAIIYVVDSADKERMGISKDELFHMLREEELNDAILVVLANKQDIPGCMSLKDVHQALGLEALKNRTFQIFKTSATKGEGLDMAMEWLAQALKNRK